A DNA window from Melanotaenia boesemani isolate fMelBoe1 chromosome 6, fMelBoe1.pri, whole genome shotgun sequence contains the following coding sequences:
- the trip13 gene encoding pachytene checkpoint protein 2 homolog: MEDDRMDVVNQHIINVEVHVKSTSTVKLTDVQTHVQTLLNRHSTVFGNFRWTEFDEDFLRKNVESVAIVDLEEMITQPIDLKSCSVSIHMFILNEDGPSMLSLEEDEELSAANHWLLPAAEFHGIWESLVYETGVKTKLLDYVTTTIYFSDKNVDSNLISWNRVVLLHGPPGTGKTSLCKALAQKLSVRLSRRYSYGQFVEINSHSLFSKWFSESGKLVTKMFQKIQQLIDDKDTLVFVLIDEVESLTAARNACQAGTEPSDAIRVVNSVLTQLDQIKRHSNVVILTTSNVTEKIDLAFVDRADIKQYIGPPSEKGIYNIYLSCLEELMKCQIIYPRQQLFTMYELETMGFTKSEVSEHSLNLRNIAIKSKGLSGRALRKLPFLAHALFVKTPTVTLELFLEAMSRAVDKQREEKANLVNGV, from the exons ATGGAAGATGACAGAATGGATGTGGTAAACCAACACATTATCAATGTGGAAGTCCACGTTAAATCCACCAG CACAGTTAAACTGACTGACGTGCAGACTCATGTTCAGACTCTACTGAATCGCCACAGCACGGTTTTTGGAAACTTCAGATGGACAGAGTTTGACGAGGACTTCCTGCGGAAGAATGTGGAATCTGTAGCTATAGTTGATCTCGAGGAAATGATAACACAG CCCATTGATTTAAAGAGCTGCTCAGTCTCTATTCACATGTTCATCCTGAATGAGGATGGACCCAGCATGCTCAGTttggaggaagatgaggagctTTCAGCAGCTAACCACTGGCTGCTGCCAGCAG CTGAATTCCATGGGATCTGGGAAAGTCTAGTATATGAGACTGGTGTCAAAACTAAG CTCCTGGATTATGTCACAACAACAATATACTTTTCAGATAAAAATGTGGACAGCAACCTCATTTCATGGAATCGAGTCGTGCTGCTTCATG GACCTCCCGGCACAGGGAAAACATCACTCTGCAAAGCTCTTGCCCAGAAACTGTCAGTCAGACTTTCACGTCG GTATTCATATGGCCAATTCGTGGAGATAAATAGTCACAGCTTATTCTCAAAGTGGTTTTCAGAG AGTGGGAAGCTGGTCACAAAGATGTTTCAAAAGATTCAGCAACTGATTGATGACAAAGACACACTTGTGTTTGTTCTGATTGATGAG GTGGAGAGTCTAACGGCAGCAAGGAATGCCTGCCAGGCGGGAACCGAACCTTCCGACGCCATACGAGTTGTGAACTCTGTCCTCACACAGCTGGACCAGATCAAACg ACATTCCAATGTAGTGATCCTGACAACCTCCAACGTGACGGAAAAGATTGACTTGGCATTTGTGGACAGAGCTGACATCAAGCAGTACATCGGACCCCCATCTGAGAAAGGCATCTATAACATCTACCTCTCCTGCCTTGAGGAGCTGATGAAG TGCCAGATCATCTACCCGCGGCAGCAGTTATTCACCATGTACGAGCTGGAAACTATGGGCTTTACAAAGAGTGAGGTGTCGGAACACAGTCTGAATCTGAGAAACATTGCTAT aaaaagcAAAGGTCTGAGCGGAAGAGCTCTCAGGAAGCTACCATTTCTTGCCCATGcactctttgtaaag acaCCAACAGTAACTCTTGAACTCTTTCTGGAGGCCATGAGCAGAGCGGTGGATaaacagagggaggagaaggcaAATCTGGTCAACGGTGTCTGA